In Solanum lycopersicum chromosome 5, SLM_r2.1, the following are encoded in one genomic region:
- the LOC101263316 gene encoding protein OXIDATIVE STRESS 3 LIKE 2 isoform X1: protein MSIVLGRNNSSDHRIKPSGFTAHEMTSMPIYNSPEFGIGDPRDDRSSSFSSSSSSSSIGRNSDDSPAGRSSSDGDGEEVQSSFKPGGLDNLGTLEEVLPIKRSISKFYAGKSKSFTSLADAASISSVKEIVKPEDAYTRKRKNLLAHNNFFGKNRSYLPGMGNRGIYKRPINSRSSSALAASVSCSDSSESLNSSPSSPCLTRPPLPPQTRRYRNESSLSPPDRKLNAWRSFSLSDLQGAAAAAPSLMGIKE from the exons ATGTCGATTGTGTTGGGAAGAAATAATTCAAGTGATCATCGGATCAAACCTTCTGGATTCACCGCCCACGAAATGACCTCTATGCCGATCTATAACTCGCCGGAATTCGGCATCGGAGATCCTCGGGACGATCGAAGTTCTTCTTTctcatcttcttcctcttcttcatcGATCGGAAGAAATAGTGATGACTCGCCGGCCGGTAGATCATCATCGGACGGGGATGGCGAAGAAGTACAGAGTTCATTTAAACCTGGAGGTTTGGACAATTTGGGGACCTTAGAGGAGGTTTTACCTATCAA GAGGAGCATATCAAAGTTTTATGCTGGTAAATCTAAATCTTTTACCAGTCTAGCAGATGCGGCTTCAATTTCCTCTGTGAAAGAAATTGTCAAGCCAGAGGATGCATACACCAGGAAACGCAAGAATCTGCTTGCGCACAACAATTTCTTTGGCAAAAATCGTAGTTATCTCCCAGGTATGGGTAATCGTGGTATTTACAAGAGACCGATCAACTCTAGAAGTTCATCAGCTCTAGCTGCAAGTGTGAGCTGCTCTGACAGTTCCGAGTCTTTGAACTCAAGCCCATCATCGCCTTGTCTCACTCGTCCTCCTCTTCCTCCGCAGACACGAAGGTATAGGAATGAGTCGTCATTATCTCCTCCTGACCGAAAATTGAATGCATGGAGGTCTTTCTCCTTATCTGATCTACAAggtgctgctgctgctgctcccAGCTTGATGGGAATAAAGGAATAA
- the LOC101263316 gene encoding protein OXIDATIVE STRESS 3 LIKE 1 isoform X2 encodes MSIVLGRNNSSDHRIKPSGFTAHEMTSMPIYNSPEFGIGDPRDDRSSSFSSSSSSSSIGRNSDDSPAGRSSSDGDGEEVQSSFKPGGLDNLGTLEEVLPIKRSISKFYAGKSKSFTSLADAASISSVKEIVKPEDAYTRKRKNLLAHNNFFGKNRSYLPDTKV; translated from the exons ATGTCGATTGTGTTGGGAAGAAATAATTCAAGTGATCATCGGATCAAACCTTCTGGATTCACCGCCCACGAAATGACCTCTATGCCGATCTATAACTCGCCGGAATTCGGCATCGGAGATCCTCGGGACGATCGAAGTTCTTCTTTctcatcttcttcctcttcttcatcGATCGGAAGAAATAGTGATGACTCGCCGGCCGGTAGATCATCATCGGACGGGGATGGCGAAGAAGTACAGAGTTCATTTAAACCTGGAGGTTTGGACAATTTGGGGACCTTAGAGGAGGTTTTACCTATCAA GAGGAGCATATCAAAGTTTTATGCTGGTAAATCTAAATCTTTTACCAGTCTAGCAGATGCGGCTTCAATTTCCTCTGTGAAAGAAATTGTCAAGCCAGAGGATGCATACACCAGGAAACGCAAGAATCTGCTTGCGCACAACAATTTCTTTGGCAAAAATCGTAGTTATCTCCCAG ACACGAAGGTATAG